A single Candidatus Pacearchaeota archaeon DNA region contains:
- a CDS encoding type II toxin-antitoxin system HicA family toxin gives MPKIPRFTSKELIKLLQSNNFYIDHTTGSHYVFYNNKTKKRAVVPYHSKNLPLGTIKSILNSAGIEIKKDI, from the coding sequence ATGCCTAAGATTCCCCGTTTTACCTCAAAAGAATTAATAAAATTATTACAGAGTAATAATTTTTATATAGATCATACAACGGGCAGTCATTACGTTTTTTATAACAATAAGACAAAAAAGAGAGCAGTGGTCCCGTATCATTCTAAAAATTTACCATTAGGAACAATAAAAAGCATTTTAAATTCTGCGGGAATCGAAATTAAAAAAGACATATAA
- a CDS encoding type II toxin-antitoxin system HicB family antitoxin, whose protein sequence is MKKKILQYNIILRPEPEGGFTVVVPALPGCITYGKNLKEAKEMAYDAIGAYLASVKKHGGHILSDKDNLFATLEIIYA, encoded by the coding sequence ATGAAAAAGAAAATTCTTCAATATAATATTATTTTAAGACCTGAGCCAGAAGGTGGTTTTACTGTTGTTGTTCCTGCCCTTCCTGGATGTATAACTTATGGAAAGAACTTAAAAGAAGCTAAAGAAATGGCTTATGATGCAATTGGTGCTTATCTGGCAAGCGTGAAGAAGCATGGAGGACACATACTTAGCGATAAAGATAATTTATTTGCTACACTAGAGATTATTTATGCCTAA
- a CDS encoding Fic family protein produces MTISEKLKIIQKVSGLKQTEMAQKFGVSFATLNAWYNGKSKPRIDKQNLIGSFYLELTGQKQITEEYLKNKKEQIKERSKKHSNILKEIISSPDIKQEFILKLTYHSNKIEGSTLSEKETASIIFDNISFSKKTLSEQLEAKNHQTALNYLFDFILNKGEIDESLVLKLHSILMNGIINDAGRYRVHPVRILGTSVPTANYLKIPELISDLFNKKKNNDVIAFASEVHSSFEKIHPFSDGNGRVGRLLLTAILLRENLVPAVIKQGTKYLYYVYLEKSQLSDDFTQLQNFICDAINNGLDILERKY; encoded by the coding sequence ATGACAATATCGGAGAAATTAAAAATTATTCAAAAAGTATCTGGTTTAAAACAGACAGAAATGGCCCAAAAGTTTGGAGTTTCTTTTGCTACACTAAATGCTTGGTATAATGGAAAATCAAAACCAAGGATTGATAAGCAAAATTTAATAGGAAGCTTTTATTTAGAATTAACAGGACAAAAACAGATAACAGAGGAATATTTAAAAAATAAAAAAGAACAAATAAAAGAAAGAAGCAAGAAGCATAGCAATATTTTAAAAGAAATTATTTCAAGTCCGGACATTAAACAAGAATTTATTCTTAAACTAACTTACCATTCAAACAAAATAGAGGGAAGCACCTTAAGCGAAAAAGAAACAGCTTCGATTATATTTGATAATATTTCTTTTTCTAAAAAAACACTATCTGAACAACTTGAAGCAAAAAATCATCAGACTGCCCTTAATTATCTTTTTGATTTCATTCTTAATAAAGGAGAAATTGATGAATCTTTAGTTTTAAAATTACATAGCATTTTAATGAATGGAATAATAAATGACGCAGGAAGATATAGGGTTCATCCAGTAAGAATATTGGGTACAAGCGTTCCGACAGCTAATTATTTAAAAATTCCCGAATTAATATCCGATTTATTTAATAAAAAGAAGAATAACGATGTGATAGCTTTTGCTTCAGAAGTGCATAGTTCTTTTGAAAAGATACATCCTTTTTCTGATGGTAACGGAAGAGTGGGTAGGCTTCTCTTAACCGCAATACTTCTAAGAGAAAATTTAGTTCCAGCAGTTATTAAACAGGGAACAAAATATCTTTATTATGTTTATTTAGAAAAGTCTCAGTTGAGTGATGACTTTACTCAACTTCAAAACTTTATTTGTGATGCAATTAATAACGGTTTAGATATTTTAGAAAGAAAATATTAA
- a CDS encoding S1C family serine protease translates to MQINNFLKVIIVILLGTLGGTIAWLFVFKNQSAFVQLVNKEERVYIEENTALTSAIKNVKDSVVNLKTEYNKKEIQGFGLVLTVDGLIITLAENVPQGSKVNITINGGSSISYQVLKRDLNENLALIKLDKNNLQAKGFFDLSKLEIGTRVFILSNSVNEGIVKTFDENLIKTNIIENEKINGAPVFDIKGEVLGIGYRDINDFINIIPVSKIKSFSGL, encoded by the coding sequence ATGCAAATAAATAATTTTTTAAAAGTAATAATAGTTATTCTTTTGGGAACACTAGGTGGAACGATCGCCTGGCTTTTTGTTTTTAAAAATCAATCAGCCTTTGTTCAACTAGTTAATAAGGAGGAAAGGGTATATATTGAGGAAAACACAGCCTTAACAAGCGCTATCAAAAATGTAAAAGATTCGGTCGTTAATTTAAAGACTGAATATAATAAAAAAGAAATTCAAGGTTTTGGTTTAGTTTTAACTGTCGATGGATTAATTATTACTCTTGCTGAAAATGTACCCCAAGGATCTAAAGTAAATATTACAATTAACGGAGGGAGCAGTATTTCTTATCAGGTTTTAAAAAGAGACCTAAATGAAAACTTAGCTTTAATTAAGCTTGATAAAAATAATCTTCAAGCTAAAGGATTTTTTGATTTATCTAAATTGGAAATAGGAACGAGAGTTTTTATTTTATCAAATAGCGTAAACGAAGGAATTGTTAAAACTTTTGATGAAAATTTAATTAAAACTAATATTATCGAAAATGAAAAAATTAATGGTGCTCCTGTTTTCGATATTAAGGGGGAAGTTTTGGGAATAGGATATAGGGATATTAATGATTTTATAAACATTATTCCTGTCTCAAAGATTAAATCTTTTTCCGGTTTGTAA